The Corylus avellana chromosome ca8, CavTom2PMs-1.0 genome has a segment encoding these proteins:
- the LOC132190712 gene encoding enhancer of rudimentary homolog, with the protein MANRHTIILMQTSPNRSTRTFMDYESISQAMDGICGLYERKLKELNPAIRNITYDIADLYNFIDGLADLSALVYDHSIHAYYPYDRQWIKQRTFQHLKKLAH; encoded by the exons ATg GCTAATAGGCACACTATTATTTTGATGCAAACTTCTCCGAACAGATCCACTAGAACATTTATGGATTATGAGTCAATAAGTCAAGCTATGGATG GTATATGTGGACTATATGAAAGGAAGCTTAAGGAGTTGAATCCAGCCATCAGAAACATCACTTACGACATTGCAGATCTCTATAATTTTATTGATGGCCTGGCAGATTTGAGTGCCTTAGT CTATGATCACTCAATCCATGCTTATTATCCATACGACCGGCAATGGATTAAACAGCGCACCTTTCAACATCTAAAGAAATTGGCTCACTAA
- the LOC132189517 gene encoding uncharacterized protein LOC132189517, protein MSIIQDFLGRRYFFDAELWATSVEKYEKVVCRTCRKPILGAAFYYWGRDMYFHISCLNVPTNHKALLLHFSPWLYDPHGPFIFTEEVKNDGKEDVNDVVCFGCEKPVSGAGYKCSTSQCNLVFHKSCLELPLSIEYPFHPNHVLALVKPPKKHCNACSKNCNAYPFYRCDECDFNLDFTCATHSQININTDNCQHTFISLSKHFQFTCEACGEEGNEFASHCSICQLLVHTKCAGFSRIIRITSHDHSLTLTYSLHQVKEHNDIFCNLCYQKVKTKYAAYYCKECNYVAHLACAFKYEEYVDLKIMREESETNVMEVEGAKQIQHFSHRHDLIFSNKELVDDKFCNGCKGLISTPFYSCTQCDFFLHSRCAQLPRNKRHPLHPHSLNLYIFGQFLCNACQRYRSGFTYSCGMCRFNFDLQCCSIPETLKHEGHQHPFSLAGNSNRICSVCNFTSYNKPCVLVCTYCDFSLGFECATLPLEARHKDDDHLLKLTYSAEAHCAEYYCLICEKERDPKRWFYYCAQCDFPAHSQCVLGKY, encoded by the coding sequence ATGAGCATCATCCAAGATTTTCTAGGAAGGAGATATTTTTTTGATGCAGAGCTGTGGGCAACATCGGTGGAGAAATATGAGAAAGTTGTTTGTAGGACGTGCCGGAAACCGATATTGGGTGCCGCTTTTTATTACTGGGGTAGAGACATGTACTTTCACATATCATGCCTCAATGTACCCACAAATCACAAAGCCCTTTTGTTACACTTCAGCCCATGGTTGTATGATCCGCATGGTCCCTTCATCTTCACAGAAGAAGTGAAAAATGATGGCAAGGAGGACGTTAACGACGTTGTTTGCTTCGGCTGTGAGAAGCCAGTATCTGGTGCCGGATACAAATGCTCCACCTCCCAATGCAATTTGGTCTTCCATAAATCATGCCTTGAGCTGCCTCTCTCTATAGAATACCCTTTCCACCCAAACCACGTCCTTGCTCTTGTAAAGCCACCAAAAAAACATTGTAATGCTTGCAGTAAAAACTGCAATGCATACCCCTTCTACCGTTGCGATGAGTGTGATTTCAATCTTGATTTCACATGTGCTACCCACTCgcaaattaatataaatactGACAACTGCCAACACacattcatctctctctctaagcattTCCAATTCACTTGTGAAGCTTGTGGTGAGGAAGGCAATGAGTTCGCCTCACATTGTAGCATTTGTCAACTCTTGGTTCACACCAAATGTGCTGGATTTTCACGCATCATCAGAATTACAAGTCATgatcactctctcactctcacttaCTCTCTTCATCAAGTCAAAGAGCACAATGATATATTTTGTAATCTCTGCTATCAAAAAGTGAAGACAAAGTATGCAGCCTATTATTGTAAGGAATGCAATTATGTTGCCCACTTGGCATGTGCATTTAAATATGAAGAATATGTAGATCTCAAGATTATGCGTGAGGAATCAGAAACAAATGTTATGGAGGTTGAAGGGGCTAAACAGATACAACATTTTAGCCATCGACATGATTTAATTTTTAGCAACAAAGAGCTTGTGGATGATAAGTTTTGTAATGGTTGTAAAGGACTAATCTCCACCCCGTTTTACAGCTGTACACAATGCGACTTCTTTCTCCACAGTAGATGTGCTCAGCTACCAAGAAACAAGCGACATCCACTTCATCCACACTCACTCAACCTTTATATATTTGGACAATTCTTATGTAATGCTTGTCAACGTTACAGGAGTGGCTTCACCTATAGTTGTGGAATGTGTCGCTTCAATTTTGACCTTCAATGTTGTTCAATTCCGGAAACCTTGAAACATGAAGGTCACCAACACCCTTTCTCTCTTGCTGGTAATTCTAATAGAATATGTTCTGTTTGTAATTTCACTTCTTACAACAAACCTTGTGTGCTTGTATGCACGTATTGCGATTTCTCCTTGGGTTTCGAATGTGCAACTCTTCCGCTCGAAGCTAGACACAAAGACGACGATCATCTCCTCAAGCTTACCTACAGTGCTGAAGCTCATTGTGCAGAATACTATTGTCTAATTTgcgaaaaagaaagagatcCCAAACGATGGTTCTATTATTGTGCCCAATGCGACTTCCCTGCTCATTCCCAATGTGTTTTAGGAAAATATTAA